The following proteins come from a genomic window of Microtus ochrogaster isolate Prairie Vole_2 chromosome 7, MicOch1.0, whole genome shotgun sequence:
- the Fopnl gene encoding lisH domain-containing protein FOPNL isoform X1 produces the protein MASVTELKAVLKDTLEKRGALGHLKARIRAEVFSALDDDHEPRPSLSHENLLINELIREYLEFNKYKYTASVLIAESGQPVVPLDRQFLIRELNAFEESKDDSIPLLYGILAHFLRGPPDGIQNVLLTESTLQPPNRHPSWKPSRKPRDDYLRKDTVPSTATEELHAAAQAVSR, from the exons ATGGCGAGTGTTACTGAACTGAAAGCTG TTTTAAAGGACACCTTGGAAAAAAGGGGAGCGTTAGGACATTTAAAAGCAAGGATCCGTGCTGAAGTTTTCAGTGCCCTAGATGATGATCATGAACCCCGACCATCATTGTCTCATGAAAACCTtctaattaatgaattaattagaGAGTATTTGGAATTCAACAAATATAAGTACACAGCCTCTGTCCTCATAGCAG AATCTGGTCAACCTGTAGTCCCATTGGACAGACAGTTTCTCATCCGTGAACTGAATGCCTTTGAAGAATCAAAGGATGACTCAAT TCCTCTGTTATATGGAATTTTAGCCCATTTCTTGCGTGGTCCTCCAGATGGCATCCAGAATGTGCTTCTGACAGAGTCGACACTCCAGCCTCCAAACAGGCATCCCAGCTGGAAGCCCAGCAGAAAACCAAGGG ATGACTACCTGAGGAAGGACACGGTCCCGAGCACTGCGACTGAAGAGCTGCATGCTGCTGCACAAGCAGTCAGTAGATGA
- the Fopnl gene encoding lisH domain-containing protein FOPNL isoform X2, whose amino-acid sequence MASVTELKAVLKDTLEKRGALGHLKARIRAEVFSALDDDHEPRPSLSHENLLINELIREYLEFNKYKYTASVLIAESGQPVVPLDRQFLIRELNAFEESKDDSIPFLAWSSRWHPECASDRVDTPASKQASQLEAQQKTKG is encoded by the exons ATGGCGAGTGTTACTGAACTGAAAGCTG TTTTAAAGGACACCTTGGAAAAAAGGGGAGCGTTAGGACATTTAAAAGCAAGGATCCGTGCTGAAGTTTTCAGTGCCCTAGATGATGATCATGAACCCCGACCATCATTGTCTCATGAAAACCTtctaattaatgaattaattagaGAGTATTTGGAATTCAACAAATATAAGTACACAGCCTCTGTCCTCATAGCAG AATCTGGTCAACCTGTAGTCCCATTGGACAGACAGTTTCTCATCCGTGAACTGAATGCCTTTGAAGAATCAAAGGATGACTCAAT CCCATTTCTTGCGTGGTCCTCCAGATGGCATCCAGAATGTGCTTCTGACAGAGTCGACACTCCAGCCTCCAAACAGGCATCCCAGCTGGAAGCCCAGCAGAAAACCAAGGG ATGA